A region from the Lolium perenne isolate Kyuss_39 chromosome 4, Kyuss_2.0, whole genome shotgun sequence genome encodes:
- the LOC127295642 gene encoding argininosuccinate lyase, chloroplastic: protein MAATSQSLLSPAPPSLPRARLALSAHRAVALRRRPAFPAVAAASTSMASSESDEKKESKLWGGRFEEGVTDAVERFTESISYDWQLYKYDIMGSKAHASMLAAQGLITTGDRDIILEGLDQIEKQIQDGKFEWRKDREDVHMNIEAALIERVGEPAKKLHTARSRNDQIVTDLRLWCRDAIDKILIRIKQFQVSLVLLASKYVDLIVPGYTHLQRAQPVLLPHLLLSYVEQLERDAGRLIDCRERVNFCPLGACALAGTGLPIDRFKTAKDLNFTAPMKNSIDAVSDRDFVLEFLAANSIAAVHLSRIGEEWVLWASEEFGFLTPSDSVSTGSSIMPQKKNPDPMELVRGKSARVIGDLMTVLVLCKGLPQAYNRDLQEDKEPLFDSVKAILGMLEVCSEFAQNISFNSKRIQSSLPAGYLDATTLADYLVKKGVPFRTSHEIVGRCVALCVSKNCQLTELEMNDLKAVHPVFERDVYAYLGVENAVNKFISYGSTGSEQVKRQLEDWRVQLGINP, encoded by the exons ATGGCCGCCACCTCCCAGTCCCTCCTCTCCCCGGCGCCTCCCTCCCTGCCCCGCGCCCGCCTCGCCTTATCCGCCCACCGCGCCgtcgccctccgccgccgccccgctTTCCCGGCCGTCGCGGCCGCCTCTACCTCGATGGCGTCGTCGGAGAGCGACGAGAAGAAGGAGTCCAAGCTGTGGGGCGGGCGCTTTGAGGAGGGCGTCACCGACGCCGTCGAGCGATTCACCGAGTCCATCTCCTACGACTGGCAGCTCTACAAGTACGACATCATGGGCAGCAAGGCCCACGCTTCCATGCTCGCCGCCCAG GGTTTGATAACGACTGGTGATAGGGATATCATCTTGGAGGGCCTTGATCAAATTGAGAAGCAGATTCAAGACGGCAAGTTTGAGTGGCGAAAGGACAGGGAGGACGTGCACATGAACATTGAGGCGGCTCTGATTGAGAGGGTTGGTGAGCCGGCTAAGAAGCTACATACTGCTAGGAGCCGCAACGACCAAATCGTGACGGATCTTAGGCTGTGGTGCCGTGATGCTATTGACAAGATTTTGATTCGCATCAAACAGTTTCAG GTCTCTCTGGTTTTGTTAGCTTCAAAATATGTTGACTTAATTGTCCCTGGTTATACTCATCTTCAAAGGGCACAGCCTGTTTTGCTGCCACATCTTCTCTTATCCTATGTCGAACAG TTGGAGCGTGATGCAGGACGGCTTATCGACTGCAGGGAAAGAGTGAATTTCTGCCCTCTTGGTGCTTGTGCTTTGGCTGGAACTGGACTTCCCATTGATAGGTTCAAAACTGCTAAAGATTTGAACTTTACTGCTCCAATGAAGAACAG TATTGATGCAGTATCAGACCGTGACTTTGTATTGGAGTTTCTTGCTGCCAATTCAATTGCCGCAGTTCATCTTTCACGCATTGGAGAAGAGTGGGTCTTGTGGGCATCAGAGGAGTTTGGGTTCTTGACACCAAGTGACTCGGTTTCAACTGGAAGCAGCATTATGCCACAGAAGAAAAATCCAGATCCGATGGAGCTTGTTCGTGGGAAATCTGCCAGGGTTATTGGTGATCTCATGACTGTCCTAGTCCTCTGCAAAGGTCTTCCTCAGGCCTACAACCGTGATCTACAG GAAGACAAAGAACCCTTGTTTGACAGTGTGAAGGCCATATTAGGAATGCTTGAAGTATGTAGTGAGTTTGCTCAGAATATCTCTTTTAACTCAAAAAGAATACAAAGTTCACTGCCTGCTGGTTATCTGGATGCAACAACACTAGCAGATTATCTTGTGAAGAAG GGCGTCCCATTCAGAACTTCCCACGAGATAGTCGGGAGGTGTGTAGCTCTATGTGTGTCGAAGAACTGTCAGCTGACAGAACTTGAAATGAACGACTTGAAAGCAGTTCACCCTGTCTTTGAGAGGGATGTCTATGCCTACTTGGGTGTCGAAAATGCCGTCAACAAGTTCATATCTTACGGTTCTACAGGCTCAGAACAAGTAAAAAGACAGCTTGAAGATTGGCGCGTTCAGCTTGGGATCAACCCATAA